GATATGGCGGCTGTACTCGGCAAGCAGACTGCCGCCGATGCGCTTGCACGACAGCGCAATGAATTTCGCACCGATTTATTCGCATCGATCAAACACAGCGGCGAAACGCACAAGATCGACTACCTCGCAGGCTGCGCCGAACTTGGCGATTTCGATGCGACTTCGAGCACGATCGCGATTGCGCCAGGCGGCGAGCAAGCGCGCTTGCCGAGCGAAAAAGTCACCGCCACGTTTGAGCGTTACTGGCGTGATTTCGTGGCACGCCGCGATTCGCCAAACTGGGATGTGTATACGCCATACGAACTACGCACGGTCGGCATCTTCGTGCGCCTCGGCTGGACCGAGCGTGCGCAGGAATTGCTCAATTTCTTTTTTTCCGGACGCCGACCCGGCGCGTGGAATCAATGGGCCGAAGTGGTCGGGCGTGAATCGCGCACGCCGCGGTTTGTCGGCGATATGCCGCACGGTTGGGTCGCTTCGGATTTCATACGCTCGGCACTCGACATGTTCGCCTATGAGCGCGAGGCCGATCAGTCTTTGGTGATCGGCGCTGGGCTTCCAAGCGCATGGCTCGAAGGCAACGGCATCGCCATCGAGAATCTGCGCACGCCTTATGGCAAGTTGAGTTACAGCCTCAAACACGTTTTGAAAAAGCGGATTCTGCATATCGATACTGGCATCGATGCACCCGGCGGTCTGGTTTTTATTGCATCGGGAAAAGCCGCATTGGGTAAGGTTTCGATCGACAAAAAACCGGCGTTCTGGAGCGGTCGGGAATTGCATATCGCGCATCTGCCTGCCGATATCGTGATCGACGACTGATCGAGCAAGTAATCTGTAGTCTTTTGAATTCCAGAGGTTCCGTATGATTCGCCGCTTGATAGTTTCGCTACTCTTTATGCTGGGCAGCGTTGTTGGTTTTTTATCGCGCGATGCGAATGCGGCGTGGAACAAGTCCAGCGGCGCCGTGATCGAAACCGGCGTGCAGAAAAACGCGGCGTATCGTATCGATATTCCTGCCGACTGGAACCACGGCATCGTGCTTTTTTATCACGGCTATTATGTCGACGAGCCCGGTTTTGACAAACAACCGCTGGACAAACTGAAACAGGATTTTGTCGATCGCGGTTTCGCCTTGCTGCAATCCGGCTATTCGGACAGTGGCTGGGTGGTGGATCGCGCTGATCTCGAAACCGAACGGCTGCGGCAATATTTCATCACTAGTTTTGGACGGCCAAACGAAACTTTCACTGTCGGTTTTTCGATGGGCGGAACGCTCGTGGCCAAGGCGTTGGAACAATCGCCAAAACTCTACGATGGCGGCCTTTCACTGTGTGGCGCGCTGATGTCGAGCGATGAGTTCGGCAATCGCGGATTTGCCCTGCGCGCGGCGTTCGACTACTTTTTTCCGAACCTGCTCGGCCCGCTCGTGCCTGTTCCAAAAGATTTTCAGCCGGACGAAAAGAACGAAACCAAGGTTGCTCTTGCGCTCGCACAGAACCCCAAAGCGGCCGCCGATCTCGCGAGTTTTTTCCATCAGAACGATCGCAAAGCGCTGGCCGCGGAGATTTCTTTCAGCACTTACGAGATCAAGGATCTGCAACAGAAAGCTGGCGGCAATCCGTTTTCGAATGCCGACCTTATTTACATGGGCACGAGCGATGACGATGCGCTCAACGACGGCGTAAAACGTTATCGCGCCGATACCAACGCAGCGCTGTATCTCGCGCGAAACTACACACCCAATGGCAAGCTGTTAAAGCCGCTGCTGGCCTTGCATACGACCAACGATCCAGCGGTGCCCGGCAATACATCATTCGCCTACGCGCT
The sequence above is drawn from the Pseudolysobacter antarcticus genome and encodes:
- a CDS encoding prolyl oligopeptidase family serine peptidase — encoded protein: MLGSVVGFLSRDANAAWNKSSGAVIETGVQKNAAYRIDIPADWNHGIVLFYHGYYVDEPGFDKQPLDKLKQDFVDRGFALLQSGYSDSGWVVDRADLETERLRQYFITSFGRPNETFTVGFSMGGTLVAKALEQSPKLYDGGLSLCGALMSSDEFGNRGFALRAAFDYFFPNLLGPLVPVPKDFQPDEKNETKVALALAQNPKAAADLASFFHQNDRKALAAEISFSTYEIKDLQQKAGGNPFSNADLIYMGTSDDDALNDGVKRYRADTNAALYLARNYTPNGKLLKPLLALHTTNDPAVPGNTSFAYALAVARQGNGEKFVQQYVKHEGHCSYTPEQVGVAFDELLEWTRHGKRPAAGALPR